One Streptomyces sp. B21-105 genomic region harbors:
- a CDS encoding ABC transporter permease, giving the protein MTAPIETTGSATEVQPEAVLAGVDKGQIEGRSLGQIAWSRFKKDKVAVAGGVIVILLIVLALLSRPIQALFGLDPNAFNQDLIDPNTSIPQGGFGGMSGEHPLGVDPKFGRDIATRILEGSWVSLVVAFGATILSNTIGAVLGVVAGYYGGRVDSIISRLMDTFLAFPLLLFAIAISATLQGGAFGMEGLPLHITVLIFVIGFFNWPYLGRIVRGQTLALREREFVDASRGMGAKGPYILFRELLPNLVGPIIVYSTLLIPTNILFEASLSFLGVGIQPPQASWGGMLNEAVDFYQVDPQYMIVPGLAIFVTVLAFNLLGDGLRDALDPRSR; this is encoded by the coding sequence GTGACCGCACCGATCGAGACCACCGGGTCGGCAACCGAGGTGCAGCCCGAGGCTGTACTCGCGGGTGTCGATAAGGGGCAGATCGAGGGCCGTTCCCTGGGGCAGATCGCCTGGTCCCGCTTCAAGAAGGACAAGGTCGCCGTGGCCGGCGGGGTCATCGTGATCCTGCTGATCGTGCTCGCGCTCCTCTCGCGTCCGATCCAGGCCCTGTTCGGCCTGGACCCCAACGCCTTCAACCAGGATTTGATCGACCCCAACACGTCGATCCCCCAAGGGGGCTTCGGCGGCATGAGCGGGGAGCACCCGCTCGGCGTGGACCCCAAGTTCGGGCGTGACATCGCCACCCGCATCCTGGAGGGCTCCTGGGTGTCGCTGGTCGTGGCCTTCGGGGCGACGATCCTGTCGAACACCATCGGCGCGGTCCTCGGAGTGGTCGCCGGCTACTACGGCGGGCGGGTCGACTCGATCATCAGCCGGCTGATGGACACGTTCCTCGCCTTCCCCCTCCTGCTCTTCGCCATCGCCATCTCCGCCACGCTGCAGGGCGGCGCGTTCGGCATGGAGGGACTGCCGCTCCACATCACGGTGCTCATCTTCGTCATCGGCTTCTTCAACTGGCCTTACCTGGGACGCATCGTCCGCGGCCAGACGCTCGCCCTGCGGGAACGCGAGTTCGTGGACGCGTCCCGGGGGATGGGCGCCAAGGGGCCGTACATCCTGTTCCGGGAGCTGCTGCCCAACCTGGTCGGCCCGATCATCGTCTACTCGACGCTGCTCATCCCGACCAACATCCTCTTCGAGGCCAGCCTGAGCTTCCTGGGCGTCGGCATCCAGCCCCCGCAGGCGTCGTGGGGCGGCATGCTCAACGAGGCGGTCGACTTCTACCAGGTCGATCCGCAGTACATGATCGTGCCCGGTCTCGCCATCTTCGTGACCGTGCTGGCGTTCAACCTGCTCGGCGACGGTCTCCGTGACGCTCTCGACCCGCGCAGCCGCTGA